GTGCCGGAGGAGGTCCTGCTGCCGCTGGAGCCGGACGACGGCACCCAGGGCCTGGAGGCCCTGCTGTCCGAACGCAAGGGCGAGCGCGTGCGCGTGCTCGTCCCCAAGCGGGGCGAGAAGCACGACCTGGTGCTGATGGGCGCCAAGAACGCCGAGCAGGCCTTCCTCGAGCGGCGCCGCACCAAGGACGAGACGGACCAGGTCCTCTCCCGGCTCCAGCAACGCCTGAACCTGCGCAACTTTCCACGCAGGATGGAGTGCTTCGACATCTCCCACTTCCAGGGGTCGGCCATCGTCGCGTCGCAGGTGGCCGTCACGGATGGCGAAGCGGACAAGTCCCGCTACCGGAAGTACAAGATCAAGACGCTGGAGAAGCAGGACGACTTCGCCAGCATGTACGAGGTCGTGACGCGCCGCCTCAAGCGCGGGGTGGAGGAGGGCGACCTGCCGGACCTGCTCGTCATCGACGGCGGCAAGGGCCAGTTGGCGAGCGCGCAGGCGGCCATGAAGGACGTGGGCGTCACCACCGTGGACGTCGTGGGCCTGGCCAAGAGCCGCGACCTGGAGGTCTTCGACCGCGACGCGGAGCGCGCGAGCAGCCCCGAGCGTGTCTTCGTCATGGGGCGAAAAGACCCCATCGTGCTGGCGCAGAATTCGGCGGAGCTGTTCATGCTCACGCGCATGCGCGACGAGGCGCACCGCTTCGCGATCACGTTCCAGAAGTCCGTGCTGCGCAAGAGCCGGGTGCGCTCCGCGCTGGAGGACATCCCGGGCGTGGGCGAGGTGCGGCGCAAGGCGCTCTTGCGGCACTTCGGTTCGCTCAAGCGCGTGGGCGAGGCGAGCATCGAGGAGCTGGCGGAGGTGGTGGGCCCGGCCGTCGCCGAGCGGGTCCATGCGGGGCTCCATGGACACCCGGACGAGGAGGCGGAGGACCCCGTCCGGGAGGCCTCGCTGGACGACGCCGCCGAACCGGTGAACGAAAAATCGCAGGGAGGGTCGCCACCCGGAGCAGCGTGATTAATTTCCGCTCCAGACTGCGGGGGAAGTGCGCTGGAACCGCGACGTTCCTGGGGTTTTTAATTGCGACTGGGCTCGGCGCTGATTTATAGCGGTTGACGATTCGAGCACGTCCAAAGAGGGCGAGGGACCGACATGAGGCTGTATCCGAAGGTGATCCCGATCATCTCGCGAGAGGCGATTCAGCAGCTCATGCAGGATGGGGACATCGAGGTGGAGCCGATGCGCGTGGCGGACGCCGAGATGGACCTGTCGGCCATCATGCGCGAATACCTTGCGAATGAAGAGCGTGTGAACCAGGCGACGCGCGAGGCGCTGGAGCGTCGCGGATATGACTACTCGAAGTTCAACCAGGTGAAGCGCGAGATGGCGGATGTCCGCGGCTTCAAGATGGGCGACGAGGGCATCGAGTACGTCATCAACCAGATGATCGAGTTCCTCCTCATCAGCCGCAACGTCGAGGAGGTCTACTCGGCGGACAACTCGCTGCGTCAGAAGATCTTCCAGGTCATGAAGCGGCACCTGGACGTGGACGACGAGATCGACAAGGAGGCCCGCTCCCGCCTGAAGCACCTGCAGGAGGGCACGAGCGCCTTCGACATCGAGTACAACAAGACGGTGGAGCAGATCCGCCGCGCGCGGGGCCTCATCTAGTTCTGCTGGGGAGAGGGGACTGCCGTTCCCCGCTCCGCTGCCTACCTTGTTCCACAAGGAGGCAGCGTCGATGGCGGGACCTCTCACCACGTTTCTGTTGTCCGGCATCCTGGCCGCCGCGCCAGGCGGGTTCACGTTCGAGGGCCGAACGGCCAGCGCGAGGACCGAGCAGCCAGACGGCTTCTTCATCCAGGGACCTCTGCCGTTCAC
This sequence is a window from Myxococcus stipitatus. Protein-coding genes within it:
- the uvrC gene encoding excinuclease ABC subunit UvrC, yielding MDARLQEKLDALPTEPGVYLMKDRRGQIIYVGKAVNLRSRVRSYFTRTGDTRVFVSLLDELLGDLETVLVHNEKEALLLENELIKKHKPRFNVLLKDDKQFISLRLDRTQPYPRLEVVRKYERDGARYFGPYSSAGAIRETLRIINRYFRLRTCTDHVLANRKRPCLLYQIGRCPAPCVYPVPEEDYRRSVDEVVMFLEGKANELVEGLRLRMKRASMDLKFEEAARVRDQLQAIERSLERQKIATTDFKDQDVFAFHREADRILFYVLWVRQGRINGGQAFPFGSQEFPDAELLASFVNLYYDQGSFVPEEVLLPLEPDDGTQGLEALLSERKGERVRVLVPKRGEKHDLVLMGAKNAEQAFLERRRTKDETDQVLSRLQQRLNLRNFPRRMECFDISHFQGSAIVASQVAVTDGEADKSRYRKYKIKTLEKQDDFASMYEVVTRRLKRGVEEGDLPDLLVIDGGKGQLASAQAAMKDVGVTTVDVVGLAKSRDLEVFDRDAERASSPERVFVMGRKDPIVLAQNSAELFMLTRMRDEAHRFAITFQKSVLRKSRVRSALEDIPGVGEVRRKALLRHFGSLKRVGEASIEELAEVVGPAVAERVHAGLHGHPDEEAEDPVREASLDDAAEPVNEKSQGGSPPGAA
- a CDS encoding DUF507 family protein codes for the protein MRLYPKVIPIISREAIQQLMQDGDIEVEPMRVADAEMDLSAIMREYLANEERVNQATREALERRGYDYSKFNQVKREMADVRGFKMGDEGIEYVINQMIEFLLISRNVEEVYSADNSLRQKIFQVMKRHLDVDDEIDKEARSRLKHLQEGTSAFDIEYNKTVEQIRRARGLI